In the Sarcophilus harrisii chromosome 1, mSarHar1.11, whole genome shotgun sequence genome, one interval contains:
- the ZNF131 gene encoding zinc finger protein 131 isoform X3: MKSHSTESFKCDICNKRYLRESAWKQHLTCYHLEEGGASKKQRPGKKIHVCQYCDKQFDHFGHFKEHLRKHTGEKPFECPNCHERFARNSTLKCHLTACQSGVGAKKGRKKLYECQVCNSVFNSWDQFKDHLVIHTGDKPNHCTLCDLWFMQGNELRRHLKEIHNISERIVTEELLSVETVETEPVTSMTIIEQVGKVHVLPLLQVQVDSAQVTVEQVHADLLEDNQVQGTQVEELPEQVQVSYLEVGRIHTEEGTEVHVEELHVERVNQMQMEVQNNLLEEADLEQGDPEIMDQGELEESKESQADAAEANKEDHEQGEDLKTEPVVDEQTLKTET, translated from the exons ATGAAATCACACTCCACTGAGAGTTTCAAGTGTGACATATGCAATAAAAGGTATCTTCGGGAAAGCGCGTGGAAACAGCACCTCACCTGTTACCACCTTGAGGAAGGTGGAGCCAGCAAGAAACAacgaccaggaaaaaaaattcatgtatgTCAGTACTGTGACAAACAGTTTGATCATTTTGGGCATTTTAAAGAACATCTTCGCAAACATACag gTGAAAAACCTTTTGAATGTCCAAATTGCCATGAACGTTTTGCTAGGAATAGTACACTCAAATGTCATCTGACTGCATGCCAGTCTGGTGTGGGggctaaaaaaggaagaaagaagcttTATGAATGTCAG GTCTGTAACAGTGTATTTAACAGCTGGGACCAGTTCAAAGATCACTTGGTAATACACACAGGAGATAAACCCAACCATTGTACCTTATGTGACTTGTGGTTTATGCAAGGAAATGAACTAAGGAGACACCTCAAGGAAATACATAACATTTCAGAACGAATAGTGACAGAAGAGCTTCTTTCTGTAGAGACAGTGGAAACTGAACCTGTGACATCAATGACTATTATAGAACAAGTGGGGAAGGTGCATGTATTGCCACTGCTTCAAGTCCAGGTGGATTCAGCCCAAGTAACTGTGGAACAGGTCCATGCAGATTTGTTAGAGGACAATCAGGTGCAAGGAACACAGGTGGAGGAACTACCAGAACAGGTCCAAGTCAGTTATTTAGAAGTGGGTCGCATTCATACGGAAGAAGGAACGGAAGTACATGTAGAGGAGCTGCATGTTGAGCGTGTAAATCAAATGCAAATGGAAGTACAGAATAACCTTCTAGAAGAAGCTGACCTAGAACAAGGGGACCCTGAAATCATGGACCAGGGAGAATTAGAAGAGAGTAAAGAGAGCCAAGCAGATGCTGCTGAGGCCAATAAGGAAGATCACGAACAAGGTGAAGATTTAAAGACTGAACCAGTGGTAGATGAACaaactttaaaaacagaaacCTAG